Proteins from a genomic interval of Candidatus Bealeia paramacronuclearis:
- a CDS encoding ATP synthase F0 subunit B: MMFETPEFWVLISFILLLAVLGKRAWKELITMIDERTHRIEKQLSEAQRLHDEALSLLHTYQTKHEAAMQQAIEIVSRAEADAIDLKRSIEEELTDMLTQKEKSTHERIQIAQETAKNQLKEKVVEEALSFVEEILSAELQKKGAQTNKALDEIGNIALSQKVA, from the coding sequence ATGATGTTTGAAACTCCTGAATTTTGGGTTCTAATTTCTTTTATTCTGTTGCTCGCAGTCTTAGGGAAGCGCGCCTGGAAAGAGCTCATAACAATGATTGATGAGCGAACTCATCGTATTGAAAAGCAACTGTCTGAAGCCCAACGCCTTCATGATGAAGCCTTAAGCCTTCTTCACACCTATCAAACTAAGCATGAAGCGGCCATGCAACAAGCGATAGAGATTGTTTCCCGCGCAGAAGCAGATGCCATTGATCTTAAACGCTCCATTGAGGAAGAGCTCACAGATATGCTGACTCAAAAAGAAAAATCCACCCACGAGCGTATTCAAATTGCCCAAGAGACGGCCAAAAACCAACTCAAAGAAAAAGTCGTGGAAGAAGCCCTTTCCTTTGTTGAAGAAATTCTCAGTGCAGAACTTCAGAAAAAAGGAGCGCAAACAAATAAAGCCCTTGACGAAATTGGAAATATTGCATTGAGCCAAAAGGTGGCGTGA